A window of Nitrospirota bacterium contains these coding sequences:
- a CDS encoding response regulator, whose product MTTPKRILVIDDEEIVRKSCKRALEPEGYTVDIATSGREGFELLGKNTYDLLLIDLKMPGIDGIEMLRDIKREHPGQNVMIMSGYDTIEHVVLSLASGAEHYLEKPFTPDMLMARIREVLED is encoded by the coding sequence ATGACCACGCCGAAGAGGATCCTCGTTATCGATGATGAAGAGATCGTCAGGAAGAGCTGCAAGAGAGCGCTCGAGCCGGAGGGGTACACGGTGGACATCGCCACCTCGGGCCGGGAGGGGTTCGAGCTCCTCGGCAAGAACACCTATGACCTCCTGCTCATCGACCTGAAGATGCCGGGCATCGACGGCATCGAGATGCTCCGGGACATCAAGAGGGAGCACCCCGGACAGAACGTCATGATCATGTCCGGATACGATACGATCGAGCATGTCGTGCTCTCGCTCGCGTCGGGCGCGGAACACTATCTCGAGAAGCCCTTTACTCCCGATATGCTCATGGCGCGGATAAGAGAGGTGCTCGAGGATTGA
- a CDS encoding DsrE family protein, protein MSCRSAFFAFLAVLAIGIVPCPAYSSDFDGLKRVRAVWDVTATESESFENKLALIQHAAEVLRKKGITPVFVVALNGPSVKFAAKRLSGTRFEKERIEEREDIQERLKEMHREGMRIITCKISMDQGKISGDNLLPFVAAGENVLATIAALQNKGYAYLPVRDSR, encoded by the coding sequence ATGAGCTGCCGGTCCGCATTCTTCGCATTCCTTGCTGTCCTCGCCATCGGTATCGTGCCATGCCCCGCATACAGCAGCGACTTCGACGGCCTCAAGAGGGTGCGGGCCGTATGGGATGTGACGGCGACCGAGAGCGAATCGTTCGAGAACAAGCTTGCGCTCATTCAGCACGCCGCTGAAGTGCTCCGCAAGAAAGGCATCACCCCGGTCTTTGTCGTTGCGCTCAACGGGCCTTCGGTAAAATTTGCAGCGAAACGCCTCTCCGGGACCCGCTTCGAGAAAGAGCGCATCGAGGAACGGGAGGATATACAGGAACGGCTCAAAGAGATGCACCGGGAAGGGATGAGGATCATCACCTGCAAGATCTCGATGGATCAGGGCAAGATATCCGGAGACAATCTCCTCCCCTTCGTCGCCGCGGGCGAAAACGTCCTGGCGACGATTGCCGCGCTCCAGAACAAAGGCTACGCATACCTTCCCGTGCGCGACAGCAGGTGA
- a CDS encoding GGDEF domain-containing protein produces MEIRLPENEILYFLNRLNRDMEEFLKNSLEHGSEGKEWSTLHNDFRLLRCREVKQCDKEKCPAYRSKDYRCWLVTGTLCADEPLGDYSKKYQTCSACPVFQKVAKDPLLALYENISILIYHLQQRASRFRDLAIRDQLTGLYNRHFFNEIIGREIVSLGRRPEVLSFAIVDIDCFKEINDTLGHLMGDEILVETAALIKSAVRKSDVVFRFGGDEFLVMMSTADTAVRNTVDEQIGSAVAAWNRKNAQKYGVELSLSIGCATCGKDGDYLAALKEADKRMYLNKVTKKGKMRAPGLPDIQSDIRTANQ; encoded by the coding sequence ATGGAAATCAGACTGCCCGAGAACGAAATCCTCTACTTCCTGAACAGGCTCAACAGGGATATGGAGGAGTTCCTCAAGAACTCCCTCGAGCACGGCTCGGAGGGAAAAGAGTGGAGCACCCTCCATAACGATTTCCGGCTTCTCCGCTGCCGGGAGGTGAAGCAGTGCGACAAGGAAAAGTGCCCGGCGTACCGCAGCAAAGACTATCGCTGCTGGCTTGTAACGGGCACCCTGTGCGCCGATGAACCCCTCGGCGATTACTCGAAAAAATACCAGACCTGCTCTGCCTGTCCTGTTTTCCAGAAGGTCGCGAAAGACCCGCTCCTCGCCCTCTACGAAAATATCAGCATCCTCATCTACCATCTCCAGCAGCGGGCAAGCAGGTTCCGGGACCTCGCGATCAGGGACCAGCTCACCGGGCTCTACAACAGGCACTTTTTCAACGAGATCATAGGTCGCGAGATCGTGAGCCTGGGCAGGAGACCCGAGGTGCTCTCCTTCGCCATCGTCGACATCGATTGTTTTAAAGAGATCAACGACACACTCGGCCACCTCATGGGCGACGAGATCCTGGTCGAGACCGCCGCCCTGATAAAGAGCGCTGTCCGCAAGTCGGATGTCGTCTTCAGGTTCGGCGGCGACGAGTTTCTCGTCATGATGTCGACGGCCGACACCGCCGTACGCAACACGGTCGACGAACAGATCGGCAGTGCAGTCGCCGCGTGGAACCGGAAGAATGCACAAAAGTACGGGGTCGAGCTCTCCCTGAGTATCGGGTGCGCCACCTGCGGCAAAGACGGCGACTACCTCGCTGCTCTCAAAGAGGCCGACAAGAGAATGTATCTGAACAAGGTGACGAAGAAAGGAAAGATGAGAGCACCCGGGCTGCCCGATATCCAGTCCGATATCCGGACAGCGAACCAGTAA
- the speD gene encoding adenosylmethionine decarboxylase — translation MLLRFLTEGGRGLNALGTHLLVELRDCNPEILKNLSMVKEALVSAAKEARATIIDVSFHEFNPFGISGMVVIAESHLSIHTWPEYAYAAVDIFTCGDVIKPEVAAHYLIQQFESKTPSIVELKRGIISLSNEKLPHKVCDDVELQVAS, via the coding sequence TTGCTCCTTCGATTCTTAACTGAAGGGGGTAGAGGGTTGAATGCTTTAGGTACCCATCTTTTGGTGGAATTGAGGGACTGTAATCCTGAGATTCTCAAAAATCTGAGCATGGTAAAAGAGGCTTTGGTTTCCGCGGCGAAGGAGGCCAGAGCGACAATCATCGATGTATCCTTCCACGAGTTCAATCCCTTCGGGATCAGCGGTATGGTCGTCATCGCCGAATCACACCTCTCCATCCATACCTGGCCCGAATACGCGTACGCTGCCGTAGACATCTTTACCTGCGGGGACGTCATCAAGCCCGAAGTAGCCGCTCATTATCTCATTCAGCAGTTCGAGAGCAAAACCCCCTCCATCGTGGAGTTGAAGCGGGGGATCATCTCTCTTTCGAATGAGAAGCTGCCGCACAAGGTCTGTGACGATGTCGAGCTCCAGGTAGCTTCATGA
- a CDS encoding phosphoglycerate kinase, protein MARRNGIPAGIKDILGKLTIEDVAIKGKRVFIRADFNVPLDNNMVITDDSRIRSTLPTINYAIDEGAKVILASHLGRPKGKVEPRFSLAPVAKRLQRLLNKEVVFAPDCVGPQVEHLVAKMKEGDVLLLENLRFHPEEEKNEESFAKALAKLADVYVNDAFGAAHRAHASTAGITAFLQPATAGFLMKKEIEYLKGVVENPIRPFVAILGGAKVSGKIGVLENLASKVDKVIVGGGMAYTFIKAMGYEIGDSLVEPDMFDLAKSIIENLRKNNVKFYLPVDSVIAQNIEAGAETKIVTTQEIPLGWRALDIGPASVKLFSEALQDAKTIIWNGPMGVFEIDAFSRGTYAIAHSVADAYALTIVGGGDTDYAVHKAGVSDAITFISTGGGASLQLLEGKDLPGISALTDKK, encoded by the coding sequence ATGGCGAGGAGAAACGGCATTCCTGCGGGGATAAAGGATATCCTCGGCAAGCTCACGATAGAGGATGTCGCTATCAAAGGCAAGCGGGTGTTCATAAGGGCGGACTTCAATGTGCCCCTCGACAACAACATGGTGATCACCGATGACAGCAGGATCCGCTCGACCCTCCCGACGATCAACTACGCTATCGACGAGGGCGCGAAGGTGATCCTCGCCTCGCACCTCGGCAGGCCGAAGGGAAAGGTGGAGCCCCGGTTCAGCCTTGCCCCGGTAGCCAAGAGGCTCCAGAGGCTCCTGAACAAAGAGGTGGTCTTCGCCCCTGACTGTGTAGGCCCCCAGGTCGAGCACCTCGTCGCGAAGATGAAGGAGGGAGATGTCCTCCTGCTCGAGAATCTCCGCTTCCATCCCGAAGAGGAGAAGAACGAAGAGTCCTTTGCAAAGGCCCTCGCCAAGCTCGCCGATGTGTATGTCAACGACGCTTTTGGCGCAGCGCACCGGGCGCACGCCTCTACGGCGGGCATCACCGCGTTCCTCCAGCCCGCCACGGCGGGATTCCTCATGAAGAAGGAGATCGAATATCTCAAAGGGGTCGTCGAAAATCCGATACGCCCCTTTGTCGCGATCCTGGGCGGCGCGAAGGTGTCGGGCAAGATCGGCGTGCTCGAGAACCTCGCGAGCAAGGTCGACAAGGTTATTGTCGGCGGCGGCATGGCCTATACCTTCATCAAGGCGATGGGCTACGAGATCGGCGACTCCCTGGTCGAGCCCGACATGTTCGATCTCGCCAAGAGTATCATCGAGAATTTGAGAAAAAATAACGTGAAATTCTACCTGCCGGTCGACAGCGTTATCGCCCAGAACATCGAGGCAGGGGCCGAGACCAAGATAGTGACGACGCAAGAGATCCCCCTTGGCTGGCGGGCCCTCGACATCGGTCCTGCATCGGTCAAGCTCTTTTCCGAGGCCCTCCAGGACGCCAAGACCATTATCTGGAACGGACCGATGGGCGTATTCGAGATCGACGCCTTCTCGCGCGGGACGTATGCCATCGCCCACTCGGTGGCCGATGCGTACGCGCTCACGATCGTCGGCGGGGGCGACACCGACTATGCGGTGCACAAGGCAGGGGTCAGTGACGCCATCACCTTCATCTCCACGGGCGGCGGCGCCTCGCTCCAGCTTTTGGAAGGCAAGGACCTCCCCGGCATTTCGGCATTGACGGATAAAAAGTAA
- a CDS encoding YihY/virulence factor BrkB family protein: MRYYPGILVKSFIDFFRDGGLMLAGSLSYFSMMALVPFCLFLVTIFGYVLGENEVILKFFSGKLVGFFPAVTHKVTEELRKLISYKGLGTFSFVLYGLLSYQLFSSLESAINAIFKIRTGRSFAVTLILSLLIITLIMIFILVSFGATSAISVLKALREHFPEAPIGQINRISGFLIRFVVPFVLISFILATLYKLLPRRRVRAAHAVAGAFITAVFLEAAKHLFAIYVVEVAKLGAVYGPLSAFIIFLLWVFYSSCIFLIGAEVVHNLGTPGKALPGRR, encoded by the coding sequence GTGCGATACTACCCGGGCATCCTCGTTAAGAGCTTCATCGATTTCTTCCGTGACGGCGGCCTCATGCTGGCAGGCTCTCTCTCCTATTTCTCGATGATGGCGCTCGTCCCGTTCTGCCTCTTTCTCGTCACGATCTTCGGGTATGTGCTCGGCGAAAACGAGGTCATCCTGAAGTTCTTCTCCGGAAAACTCGTCGGCTTTTTCCCGGCAGTCACCCACAAGGTTACGGAAGAGCTCAGGAAGCTGATTTCGTACAAGGGGCTCGGCACCTTCTCCTTCGTGCTGTACGGGCTTCTTTCGTACCAGCTCTTCTCTTCGCTCGAGTCGGCCATCAATGCCATCTTCAAGATCAGGACCGGGCGGTCCTTTGCCGTTACGCTGATATTGTCGCTGCTCATTATCACGCTGATCATGATCTTTATTCTCGTCTCCTTCGGGGCGACCTCGGCCATATCGGTGCTGAAGGCGCTGCGGGAGCATTTCCCCGAGGCCCCTATCGGCCAGATCAACAGGATAAGCGGCTTTCTCATCAGGTTCGTCGTCCCCTTTGTCCTGATCTCGTTCATCCTCGCCACGCTCTACAAGCTGCTGCCGAGGAGGAGGGTGAGGGCTGCCCACGCGGTCGCGGGAGCCTTTATCACCGCCGTCTTCCTCGAGGCTGCCAAGCATCTCTTTGCCATTTACGTGGTCGAGGTCGCCAAGCTCGGCGCTGTTTACGGTCCCCTCTCGGCCTTCATCATCTTCCTGCTCTGGGTCTTTTATTCATCATGCATCTTCCTGATCGGCGCAGAGGTCGTGCATAACCTCGGGACACCCGGGAAAGCTCTTCCCGGGCGGCGGTAG
- a CDS encoding sigma-54 dependent transcriptional regulator — protein sequence MTPRILVVDDEEIVRKSCVSILSPEEYTLDTAADGGSALKKLKSAPFDLVLTDLMMPDMTGIDLLRRIKEEWPDTEVIVITGYGTVKTAIEALKYDAYDFIEKPFTPEVLLNAVSRCLEKKRLYIENVKLKKEINALYSLDNIIGVSREMQKIFKLVATVAPLGSTVLICGESGTGKELIARAIHYNSARREQPFIVVDCGTLPENLMESELFGHAKGSYTGAVTTEKGLLETANGGTLFLDEISNLPLAMQAKLLRVLQEKELRAVGGKRMLKVDVRFIAATNRDLSAMVKAGAFREDFFYRLNVFPVHLPPLRSRKEDIPALAYHFLHKYGKEVGRDIPHIATEAMRQLITYDWPGNIRELENVIHRAVIVCNGRSLKPEHIIVPLEAGQEAPRTMEELKKLKKDLRLKSIEEIEKNFLVSALQRNSWNISKAAREVGMQRTNFHSLLKKYRVTRNGD from the coding sequence ATGACCCCGCGCATACTCGTCGTCGATGACGAGGAGATCGTCAGGAAGAGCTGCGTCTCCATCCTCTCGCCGGAGGAGTATACGCTCGACACCGCCGCCGACGGGGGATCGGCGCTGAAGAAGCTCAAGAGCGCGCCGTTCGACCTGGTCCTCACCGACCTCATGATGCCCGACATGACCGGCATCGACCTCCTCAGGCGGATCAAGGAGGAGTGGCCCGATACCGAGGTTATTGTCATTACCGGGTACGGGACGGTGAAGACGGCCATCGAGGCGCTGAAATACGACGCTTACGACTTCATAGAAAAGCCCTTCACCCCCGAGGTGCTGCTCAACGCCGTCTCGCGCTGCCTCGAGAAGAAGCGCCTTTATATCGAGAACGTCAAGCTCAAGAAAGAGATAAACGCCCTCTACAGCCTCGACAACATCATCGGTGTTTCGAGGGAGATGCAGAAGATCTTCAAGCTCGTCGCCACGGTCGCCCCCCTGGGCAGCACGGTCCTGATCTGCGGCGAGAGCGGCACCGGCAAGGAGCTCATCGCCCGGGCGATTCACTACAACAGCGCCCGGAGAGAACAGCCCTTCATCGTCGTCGACTGCGGCACCCTTCCGGAAAACCTCATGGAGTCGGAGCTCTTCGGTCATGCCAAGGGGTCCTATACCGGTGCGGTCACCACCGAGAAGGGGCTCCTCGAGACCGCAAACGGCGGCACGCTCTTCCTCGACGAGATCAGCAATCTCCCTCTCGCCATGCAGGCGAAGCTGCTGCGGGTCCTGCAGGAGAAAGAGCTCAGGGCAGTGGGCGGCAAGAGGATGCTGAAGGTCGATGTCCGTTTTATCGCAGCGACGAACAGGGACCTGTCGGCCATGGTCAAAGCGGGCGCCTTCAGAGAGGATTTCTTTTACCGGCTCAACGTCTTTCCGGTCCACCTGCCCCCGCTCCGGAGCAGGAAGGAGGACATCCCCGCGCTCGCCTACCATTTCCTCCACAAGTACGGCAAGGAGGTCGGAAGGGATATTCCCCACATCGCCACCGAAGCGATGCGGCAGCTCATAACCTATGACTGGCCCGGCAATATACGCGAACTCGAGAACGTCATCCACCGGGCGGTCATCGTATGCAATGGACGGTCGCTGAAGCCCGAGCATATCATCGTCCCGCTCGAGGCCGGACAGGAGGCCCCGCGTACGATGGAGGAGCTCAAGAAGCTGAAGAAGGACTTACGGCTCAAGTCCATCGAGGAGATCGAAAAGAACTTCCTCGTCTCGGCCCTGCAGCGCAACAGCTGGAATATATCGAAGGCAGCCCGTGAAGTCGGCATGCAGCGCACCAATTTCCACTCCCTCCTGAAGAAGTACAGGGTAACGCGGAATGGCGACTGA
- a CDS encoding PHP-associated domain-containing protein has translation MKRFLADLHIHTCLSPCAELDMTPRRIIEQAERKGVEIIAIADHNSAENTAVAVALGRERGITVLPALELTSSEEAHLLALFGTTEQALAMQAVVYRALPEGSNDERAFGYQLVVNEQDEILEFNKRLFFAAADLPLKALVDTVHSLGGLAVASHIDREYFSVISQLGFIPPDLGFDALEISYNTGKTMALSLFGEYRSLPWITSSDAHHLDEIGRRTTSFLLREASFEEMASALKGERELEWNTE, from the coding sequence ATGAAGCGCTTCCTCGCTGACCTCCATATCCATACCTGCCTCTCGCCCTGCGCCGAGCTCGACATGACCCCCCGCCGCATTATCGAGCAGGCGGAGAGAAAAGGGGTCGAGATCATCGCCATAGCCGACCACAACTCGGCGGAGAACACCGCTGTCGCCGTCGCGCTCGGCAGGGAGAGGGGGATAACCGTACTGCCTGCGCTGGAGCTTACCTCCTCCGAGGAGGCGCACCTGCTCGCGCTCTTCGGCACGACCGAACAGGCCCTGGCCATGCAGGCGGTGGTCTACCGGGCGCTGCCGGAGGGGAGCAATGATGAACGGGCCTTCGGCTACCAGCTCGTCGTGAACGAGCAGGACGAGATCCTGGAGTTCAACAAGCGGCTCTTCTTTGCCGCAGCGGACCTGCCGCTCAAAGCGCTCGTCGATACCGTCCATTCGCTCGGGGGCCTCGCGGTTGCGAGCCATATCGATCGCGAGTACTTCAGCGTCATATCACAGCTCGGGTTCATCCCCCCTGACCTCGGCTTCGACGCCCTCGAGATCTCGTACAACACCGGGAAGACGATGGCCCTTTCGCTCTTCGGCGAGTATCGGTCGCTGCCCTGGATCACCTCTTCCGACGCCCATCACCTCGATGAAATAGGCAGGAGGACCACCTCCTTTCTCCTGAGGGAGGCCTCGTTCGAGGAGATGGCATCGGCATTGAAAGGCGAACGGGAGCTGGAATGGAATACTGAGTAA
- a CDS encoding DRTGG domain-containing protein, with protein MELQRIVELVEGKIVVSGRSSPGSGVSVTSVYSTDLMSDVLHYAIRGSLLITGLNQSQVIRSAEIADIPAVLVTQDKRIDREMAELARAKDITIISTRLPMFTVCGILYEQGLRSSRE; from the coding sequence ATGGAATTGCAACGAATCGTCGAGCTGGTCGAGGGGAAGATCGTGGTCAGCGGCAGGAGCAGCCCGGGCTCGGGGGTCTCGGTCACCTCTGTCTACAGCACCGATCTCATGAGCGACGTGCTGCATTACGCGATACGAGGGTCGCTGCTCATCACCGGGCTGAACCAGTCGCAGGTGATCAGGAGCGCCGAGATCGCCGACATCCCCGCGGTCCTGGTCACCCAGGACAAGAGGATCGACAGGGAGATGGCCGAACTGGCGAGGGCGAAGGACATTACCATCATCTCGACCCGCCTGCCGATGTTCACGGTCTGCGGGATACTGTATGAGCAGGGGTTGAGGAGCTCCAGGGAGTAG
- a CDS encoding ATP-binding protein gives MEDLSLHILDISENSIDAGAGRIEIRIIESESANRLTLEIRDDGRGMDEETLMKIRDPFFTTKSVRRFGLGIPLLAQAAEECSGAFSADSAPGRGTVITASFQRDHIDRKPLGDMGATMMALVGSHPELHFVFTYQRETSGETGTFTFDSRAFAALLDGIPLTLPDVLQLIRNSINVSLKGE, from the coding sequence ATGGAAGACCTCTCACTGCACATTCTCGACATCAGCGAGAACTCCATCGATGCCGGCGCCGGCAGGATAGAGATACGCATCATCGAGAGCGAGAGCGCCAACAGGCTGACGCTCGAGATCAGGGACGACGGGAGGGGTATGGACGAGGAGACGCTCATGAAGATCAGGGACCCCTTCTTCACCACAAAGAGCGTCAGGAGGTTCGGCCTCGGCATCCCGCTGCTCGCCCAGGCAGCGGAAGAGTGCAGCGGCGCCTTCTCGGCAGATTCGGCGCCGGGGCGGGGCACCGTGATCACGGCGTCGTTCCAGCGCGACCATATCGACCGGAAGCCGCTCGGGGATATGGGCGCCACCATGATGGCGCTCGTCGGCAGCCATCCGGAGCTGCACTTCGTCTTTACGTATCAGAGGGAGACGTCGGGGGAGACCGGCACCTTCACCTTCGACAGCAGGGCCTTTGCCGCGCTGCTCGACGGTATACCCTTAACCCTGCCCGATGTTTTACAATTAATAAGGAACAGCATCAATGTATCGCTGAAGGGAGAGTAG
- a CDS encoding transglycosylase SLT domain-containing protein: MSSVATLSLLLAPSTMPAADYLHTIQKKESIRGYYDRTIEFFTKKVPEAFDKKLTLAYKYIDLITPILDEKGIPADIAYLPLIESGFSPFAVGAGDAVGLWQFVRGTAQKYGLKIDTYVDERKDPVKSTRAAAHYLKDLYRLFGKWDLALAAYNAGEGKVRNYQKSNAQYLPDFLNRYIGTFVAVAAIARDPERYGFQPNDDMHDEDYVEITTDQSISLKTLAAKYDTTVKTIREMNPALLTDYTPPYAYRLRLPTY; the protein is encoded by the coding sequence ATGTCGTCAGTCGCAACGCTGTCGCTGCTCCTGGCGCCCTCGACGATGCCCGCTGCCGACTACCTCCACACCATACAGAAGAAAGAGTCGATTCGCGGCTATTACGACCGCACGATCGAATTTTTCACTAAGAAGGTCCCCGAGGCCTTCGATAAGAAGCTTACCCTTGCCTACAAATACATCGACCTGATCACCCCGATCCTCGATGAAAAAGGGATCCCTGCGGATATCGCCTATCTCCCCCTTATCGAGAGCGGCTTCTCCCCCTTTGCCGTCGGCGCAGGCGATGCGGTCGGCCTGTGGCAGTTCGTGAGGGGTACTGCGCAGAAGTACGGCCTTAAAATCGATACATACGTGGACGAACGGAAAGACCCGGTCAAATCTACCCGCGCAGCGGCACACTATCTGAAGGACCTCTACCGGCTGTTCGGCAAGTGGGACCTTGCTCTCGCTGCATACAACGCGGGCGAAGGGAAGGTCAGGAACTACCAAAAGAGCAATGCGCAGTATCTGCCCGACTTCCTCAATCGCTACATCGGCACCTTCGTTGCTGTGGCGGCCATAGCCCGCGACCCCGAGCGCTACGGGTTCCAGCCGAACGACGATATGCACGATGAAGATTACGTCGAGATCACGACCGACCAGAGCATCAGCCTGAAGACGTTGGCAGCGAAATACGACACGACCGTCAAGACGATCAGGGAGATGAACCCCGCCCTGCTCACCGACTACACGCCTCCCTATGCGTACCGCCTGCGACTGCCCACCTACTGA
- a CDS encoding thioredoxin fold domain-containing protein: MKLHQEMKKVIAERNDIAFYMKLYPLPMHKDAYGKSKTIVCEKSLELLEDAYNQKPVPPATCETTAVDETIQLARKLGINGTPAMVLPNGVLVSGYKDAATIKDMVDKAK, from the coding sequence CTGAAACTTCATCAGGAGATGAAGAAAGTGATCGCCGAGAGGAACGATATCGCCTTTTACATGAAGCTCTACCCCCTGCCCATGCACAAGGACGCCTACGGCAAGTCCAAGACGATCGTCTGCGAGAAGTCGCTGGAGCTCCTCGAGGACGCCTATAACCAGAAGCCGGTCCCGCCCGCCACATGCGAGACCACGGCTGTCGATGAAACGATACAGCTTGCCAGAAAGCTCGGCATTAATGGTACGCCTGCGATGGTACTGCCGAACGGGGTGCTCGTCTCGGGCTATAAGGACGCAGCGACAATTAAGGATATGGTGGATAAAGCGAAGTAG
- a CDS encoding uracil-DNA glycosylase — protein sequence MDRPLIDCFRCRHFSITWDKHFPYGCKAMGFKSRSLPSRDVYHASGAGCMSYREKITPANRDTAGNIP from the coding sequence ATGGACCGGCCGCTCATAGATTGCTTCAGATGCAGGCACTTCTCCATTACCTGGGACAAGCACTTTCCCTACGGCTGCAAAGCCATGGGCTTCAAATCCAGGAGCCTGCCGTCACGGGATGTGTATCACGCCTCGGGTGCTGGTTGCATGAGCTACAGGGAAAAGATAACGCCTGCAAACAGGGACACCGCCGGCAACATCCCGTGA
- a CDS encoding DRTGG domain-containing protein: protein MLTVRDITDQMGLGIAVEGAQHRPVSGCYISDLLSDVMAHGRDGEIWITLQTHPNTVAVAVIKGISAILIPNGRRPDPETMRKAAAENVAIVTTPHTTFTIAGRLYNLFQNDQHPAPG, encoded by the coding sequence ATGTTGACCGTACGGGATATCACCGATCAGATGGGACTCGGCATTGCAGTGGAAGGCGCACAGCACAGGCCGGTGAGCGGGTGCTACATCAGCGACCTCCTTTCCGATGTTATGGCGCACGGCAGGGACGGCGAGATATGGATCACGCTCCAGACCCACCCCAATACCGTGGCGGTCGCCGTGATAAAGGGCATTTCCGCGATCCTCATTCCCAACGGCCGCCGGCCCGACCCCGAAACCATGCGGAAGGCGGCAGCGGAAAACGTAGCGATCGTGACCACACCGCATACGACCTTTACGATAGCGGGACGCCTCTACAATCTGTTCCAGAACGATCAGCATCCCGCCCCGGGGTAG
- a CDS encoding disulfide isomerase DsbC N-terminal domain-containing protein: MRKGVLALMLVMLLYPTASTYGFATMGQDCSKCHTLKKEEAEALIKEIIPNPSVTAINQSAAPAVWEVAVEAGGQKGIIYIDYSKKHLFLGSLIDIKEKRNITQERFAELSKVDVASIPLKDALVMGNKDAKHKVIVFTDPD, translated from the coding sequence ATGCGAAAGGGAGTGCTTGCACTGATGCTCGTAATGCTGCTGTACCCGACGGCCTCGACATACGGGTTTGCCACCATGGGCCAGGACTGCTCGAAATGCCATACTTTGAAGAAAGAGGAGGCCGAGGCGCTGATCAAGGAGATTATCCCGAACCCTTCGGTGACGGCGATCAACCAGAGCGCGGCGCCGGCGGTCTGGGAGGTGGCGGTCGAGGCAGGGGGCCAGAAGGGGATTATCTACATCGACTATTCGAAGAAGCACCTCTTCCTTGGCTCGCTCATCGATATAAAGGAGAAGCGGAACATCACCCAGGAGCGCTTCGCCGAGCTCAGCAAAGTGGATGTCGCCTCGATTCCGCTCAAGGATGCGCTCGTCATGGGCAATAAGGATGCGAAGCACAAGGTCATTGTCTTCACCGACCCCGATTGA
- a CDS encoding ATP-binding protein, whose amino-acid sequence MSAAEPIEGCFQLMGGDFTNAGAASSELKAILAKRGVSQEVERRVAIAAFEAEMNVIIHAVAGTMHYTITSEAVKVTVTDMGPGIEDIELAMQEGYSTAPDWVREMGWGAGMGLPNIKKNADLFSIDSVVGEGTTLEITIHIKDRPC is encoded by the coding sequence GTGTCCGCTGCCGAGCCGATAGAGGGATGCTTTCAGCTGATGGGCGGCGACTTCACCAATGCCGGCGCTGCTTCGAGCGAGCTCAAGGCGATTCTTGCGAAGCGCGGCGTCTCGCAGGAGGTGGAGCGGCGGGTGGCCATAGCCGCCTTCGAGGCGGAGATGAATGTCATTATCCATGCCGTTGCCGGGACCATGCACTACACCATAACATCTGAAGCGGTGAAGGTGACGGTCACCGATATGGGGCCCGGCATCGAGGACATCGAGCTGGCGATGCAGGAAGGGTACTCGACGGCGCCCGACTGGGTGAGGGAAATGGGCTGGGGAGCGGGCATGGGACTGCCGAACATCAAGAAGAATGCGGACCTCTTCTCGATCGACTCCGTTGTCGGCGAGGGGACGACGCTCGAAATAACCATCCACATAAAGGATCGTCCATGTTGA